TCGCGGCGGTCGGGCATGCGCACGCGGTGAACCCGGACAAGGCGCTGCGCCGGGTCGCGGTCGAGCGCGGCTGGCCGGTGCTGGAGTTCGCCGAGCCGGGCGAGCGCGTGGGCCGGGTCCGGCGACCCGCGGTAGCCGCCGGCGTGGTCACGGCGGTGGCTGCCGGGGCGCTCCTGCTGGCGTACCGGCGGCGGGCGCGGGCGGTCTGAAAGCTGAAGATAGCTTCATTGTTCTCAACTCCATGAAGGCACTGCATCCCCTTCCCAGAAAGGGGTTTCAGGAGTACAAAGGAATCACAAAGGATCTCCGGATCCGGAGAGAAATTGCACGCCAGCCCGGTACCCACGCGGCGACCAGCCCATCCCAAACGGGCAGCGCGACCCAGGCCAAGTCCTGTGGCGGCAAACCGGTGCACGCATGGTAACCAGGATGGCGTGCCAGCGACGGCGCTCTCACTCGAGAGCGCCGTCGGCATGTCCGGCGGGCGAGACCAGCGGCGACAGTTCGGCACCTTTTGTCAGCACTTCGCAGGAGCGCAGCAACCAGTCACGTACGCCGGTCAGTCCTCGCTCTGTGTAGTCGGTGAGCCCGGTCGCGTACGACGCCCGCAACAGGTAGTGACCACCCTCCGGCACCGTGACCGCGACCGGGTCGATGCCTCGGGCAACCAGCAGGCAGCGCTCGGCGGCCCGGGCGACGAGTCCGTTCGCGGTCGGGAACGGCCGCAGCGCGGCGAGCTCGGCGTGCACGATCGCGGCCACCACCAGACCGGGTGCCTTGGTCGGGCGGGTGAGGTTCTGCGCGAGCGCGCTCAGTCGCTCCCACATCTCGGCGGCGGCCGGCGCCGGTGGCAGGCCGGGGATGTCGTCCGGGATCGGCTCGGCGGCGGTCCGCAGGTGGCCGAGCTCGGCGGCCGGGCCGAGGTCGGCGGCGGCCAGCTGATGCAGTCTGGTCCAGACCTGCACCGGCGCGGTGTCCACCTGCGGTGCCAAGGTCATCAGTTCGGCTGTCATCCGGACCGCGCCGGAGGCCAGTCCGTCGGCGGCACCACGGCGTACGTCGTCCGGTGTCGCCGTACTGCCCGCGAGTGCCGCGGAGGCGTGCGCGCCCCGCAACAGCGCCTCGGCGGTCACGTCCGAGCTGACCCGGCGCAGACCACGATCCCGCAGCAGCACGTCCACCGCGTCCCGCGCCGCCCGAGCCGCCGACCCGACCCCTTCCAGCCCGCTCAGAGGCTCGAACACATCGCTACTCATACCAGCAGCCTAGGATGACGTGGCATGGCGCTCGGCACCGTCCCAAGGTTCAGCATCGTGGTCCCCTGCCATGGCTCGCGGGCCTGGTTGCGGCCGTGTCTGGACTCGGTGCTCGGGCAGTCGTTCACCGACTTCGAGGTGATCGGGGTTGATGATGCCGACCGGGACTCGTCCGGCCGGATTCTGGAGGAGTACGCGGCCGCCGACCCGCGGGTGCAGGTGGTGCACCTGGACGAGAACCTCGGTCTCGGGCCGACCCGGAACGCTGGGCTGAAGGAGTGCCGCGGCGAGTACGTGCTGTTCCTGGACGCCGACGACGTCTGGCAGCCCGGGTCACTGGAGGCGATCGCGGCCCGGATCGACAGCGCCGGCCGGCCCGACATCGTGCTGTTCGACTACGAGCGGATCTTCTGGGACGGGCGCGTGGTCCGGAACCAGCGGCACGACGCGTTCGCCCGTGAAGGCGCCGGCGTGTTCACGGCGGCCGAGCGGCCGATCTTCCTGACCTTCCTCGAGGTGGTCTGGAACAAGGCGTACCGCCGGGAGTTCCTGACCCGGCACGGCTTCGCGTTCACGGCCGGCTTCTACGAGGACGCCCCCTGGACGTACTCGACGATGCTGACCGCCGAGCGGATCGCCACGTTGGACAAGGTGGTCGTGCACTACCGCCAGCACCGCACCGGCGGGAACATCCACGCCACCAGCGGGCGCCGGCAGTGGGACATCTTCGACCAGTACGACCGGGTGCACGCCTTCATCCAGTCCGATCCGGAGCTGGCGGGCTGGCGCAGGTTCGCGTTCGACCGGTCACTCGACCACATCCTCGCCGTACTCGCGAAACCGGAGCGGATCGACACCGACGACCGGGCCGACTTCTTCCACGCCGCGCACGCGTTCGCGAAGCGCTGGAAGCCGGAGGGATACAGCACCGACCGGACCGCCCGCGGGTTCAAGCGCTGGCTGCTCATCCACGACGACTACGCGACGTACTCCACGCTCAAGCTGAGCGCCCGGGTGCTGCGCGCGTCGACGCCGCCGAAGGCCGTCGGCAAGCTGCTCCGCCGCGGCAAGCTCGACCCGAACCTGGCGGTGTACGCGGCGTACTGGTTCAAGCAGTACGCCTGCAACCCGCGGGCGATCTTCGAGAAGGCGGCCGAGCTCGCACCGCAGGTCCGCGGCGTGTGGGTGATCGACAACGATCAACTGAGCGCGGTCCCCGAAGGCGTCGAGTACGTGGTCGCGGACTCCCCCGCGTACGAGAAGCTGCTCGGCAAGGCAACGTACTTCATCAGCAACATGAACTGGCCGAAGAGCCTGGTCAAACGCGAGGGCCAGATCCACCTGCAGACCCAGCACGGTACGCCGCTGAAGACGATGGGTACCGACCTGCGCCATTTCCCGCGTGCCGGTCAGGACCTCGACCTCGACGAGCTGATGCGCCAGGTCGACCGCTGGGACTACAACCTGTCCTCCAACCGGTACTCGTCGGAGATCTGGGAGCGTACGTACCCGGCGCGCTTCGAGGAGTTGGAGTACGGCTACCCACGCAACGACCGGCTGCTGACCGCGAGCATCGACGACGTCCGGGCGATCCGGGCCGCGCTCGGGTTCGACGACTCACACCTCGTCATCCTGTACGCGCCGACGTTCCGCGACGGGGTCGACTCGGTTCGGTTGCCGACCGGCTTGATGGATCTCGGTGGCTCCGGCATCCAGCTGGATCTGGACCGGCTGGCGTCC
The genomic region above belongs to Kribbella solani and contains:
- a CDS encoding Fic family protein → MSSDVFEPLSGLEGVGSAARAARDAVDVLLRDRGLRRVSSDVTAEALLRGAHASAALAGSTATPDDVRRGAADGLASGAVRMTAELMTLAPQVDTAPVQVWTRLHQLAAADLGPAAELGHLRTAAEPIPDDIPGLPPAPAAAEMWERLSALAQNLTRPTKAPGLVVAAIVHAELAALRPFPTANGLVARAAERCLLVARGIDPVAVTVPEGGHYLLRASYATGLTDYTERGLTGVRDWLLRSCEVLTKGAELSPLVSPAGHADGALE
- a CDS encoding bifunctional glycosyltransferase/CDP-glycerol:glycerophosphate glycerophosphotransferase; translation: MALGTVPRFSIVVPCHGSRAWLRPCLDSVLGQSFTDFEVIGVDDADRDSSGRILEEYAAADPRVQVVHLDENLGLGPTRNAGLKECRGEYVLFLDADDVWQPGSLEAIAARIDSAGRPDIVLFDYERIFWDGRVVRNQRHDAFAREGAGVFTAAERPIFLTFLEVVWNKAYRREFLTRHGFAFTAGFYEDAPWTYSTMLTAERIATLDKVVVHYRQHRTGGNIHATSGRRQWDIFDQYDRVHAFIQSDPELAGWRRFAFDRSLDHILAVLAKPERIDTDDRADFFHAAHAFAKRWKPEGYSTDRTARGFKRWLLIHDDYATYSTLKLSARVLRASTPPKAVGKLLRRGKLDPNLAVYAAYWFKQYACNPRAIFEKAAELAPQVRGVWVIDNDQLSAVPEGVEYVVADSPAYEKLLGKATYFISNMNWPKSLVKREGQIHLQTQHGTPLKTMGTDLRHFPRAGQDLDLDELMRQVDRWDYNLSSNRYSSEIWERTYPARFEELEYGYPRNDRLLTASIDDVRAIRAALGFDDSHLVILYAPTFRDGVDSVRLPTGLMDLGGSGIQLDLDRLASAAGEHGRVLVRTHYSLSKAPESHSGRVIDVSRHPRVEDLMLAADVLITDYSSIAFDYANLDRPIMLHVEDQGFYSGRRGTYFDVTDFPPGVVARSAEELFAALRNGTFASPEAAKHRQLYRERFCEFDDGQAAERVVRRVLLGETDVPAVLPPADRSPAPSAYFVHNG